In Nicotiana tabacum cultivar K326 chromosome 17, ASM71507v2, whole genome shotgun sequence, one DNA window encodes the following:
- the LOC107788492 gene encoding uncharacterized protein LOC107788492 isoform X1, whose protein sequence is MGTPMKRSPISRRRNETMRLFVTTFIGVVFGFFLGVTFPTISLTKLPLPTNLFQSIDLTIEDKYSGLSTQALLNVLNSLKGRGGSSHKNNDPKQIWVPSNPRGAKRLPPGIVASESDLYTRRLWGLPSEDLIIKPRYLVTFTVGLKQKSNIDAAVKKFSENFTIMLFHYDGQTSEWDDLEWSKRAIHVSTPKQTKWWYAKRFLHPDIVAPYDYIFIWDEDLGLENFNAEEYIKLVAKHGLDISQPGLAPNSGLTWQMTKGRNDTEIHKETEERPGWCADPHLPPCAAFIEIMAPVFSREAWRCVWHMIQNDLVHGWGLDFALRRCVEPAHEKIGVVDAQWVVHQTVPSLGSQGKSENGKAPWEGVRERCRREWTMFQDRMATAEMAYYKAMGIDPPNSTTT, encoded by the exons ATGGGGACGCCTATGAAGcgaag CCCAATCTCAAGAAGACGGAATGAAACGATGAGGCTTTTTGTGACTACTTTTATTGGAGTTGTATTTGGGTTTTTCCTTGGTGTAACCTTTCCTACAATTTCATTGACCAAG CTGCCCTTACCTACTAATCTTTTCCAATCAATTGATCTAACTATAGAGGACAAGTACTCAGGCCTCTCAACTCAAGCTTTATTAAATGTCTTGAATTCCCTAAAAGGACGCGGTGGCAGTTCACACAAGAATAATGACCCAAAG CAGATTTGGGTTCCGTCAAATCCCAGAGGTGCCAAGAGGTTACCACCCGGTATCGTAGCATCTGAGTCTGATCTTTATACTCGGAGGTTATGGGGTCTGCCCAGTGAG GACTTGATCATCAAACCAAGGTACCTTGTGACCTTCACAGTCGGCCTCAAGCAGAAGAGTAACATTGATGCAGCAGTGAAAAAG TTTTCAGAGAACTTTACGATTATGCTGTTTCACTATGATGGTCAAACAAGTGAATGGGATGACCTTGAGTGGTCAAAGCGGGCTATCCATGTCAGTACACCGAAACAAACTAAATG GTGGTATGCAAAACGTTTTCTGCATCCTGACATTGTAGCACCTTATGACTATATATTCATCTGGGATGAAGACTTGGGGCTTGAGAATTTTAATGCGGAGGA ATATATAAAGTTGGTGGCGAAACATGGTTTGGATATTTCCCAGCCTGGTTTAGCACCAAACAGTGGGTTGACGTGGCAAATGACAAAAGGGCGAAATGACACTGAAATTCACAA GGAAACAGAAGAAAGACCAGGCTGGTGCGCTGATCCACATTTGCCACCTTGTGCAGC ATTTATTGAGATCATGGCACCTGTTTTCTCTCGAGAGGCCTGGCGGTGTGTTTGGCATATGATCCAG AATGACTTGGTCCATGGGTGGGGTCTTGATTTTGCTCTTAGGAGATGTGTGGAG CCGGCACATGAAAAGATAGGAGTTGTAGATGCTCAGTGGGTTGTGCATCAAACTGTTCCATCACTTGGGAGCCAG GGTAAATCAGAGAATGGCAAGGCACCATGGGAAGGG GTAAGAGAAAGGTGTAGAAGAGAATGGACAATGTTTCAGGATCGCATGGCTACTGCAGAGATGGCCTATTACAAGGCAATGGGAATTGATCCCCCTAATTCTACAACTACTTAG
- the LOC107788492 gene encoding uncharacterized protein LOC107788492 isoform X2, with amino-acid sequence MGTPMKRSPISRRRNETMRLFVTTFIGVVFGFFLGVTFPTISLTKLPLPTNLFQSIDLTIEDKYSGLSTQALLNVLNSLKGRGGSSHKNNDPKIWVPSNPRGAKRLPPGIVASESDLYTRRLWGLPSEDLIIKPRYLVTFTVGLKQKSNIDAAVKKFSENFTIMLFHYDGQTSEWDDLEWSKRAIHVSTPKQTKWWYAKRFLHPDIVAPYDYIFIWDEDLGLENFNAEEYIKLVAKHGLDISQPGLAPNSGLTWQMTKGRNDTEIHKETEERPGWCADPHLPPCAAFIEIMAPVFSREAWRCVWHMIQNDLVHGWGLDFALRRCVEPAHEKIGVVDAQWVVHQTVPSLGSQGKSENGKAPWEGVRERCRREWTMFQDRMATAEMAYYKAMGIDPPNSTTT; translated from the exons ATGGGGACGCCTATGAAGcgaag CCCAATCTCAAGAAGACGGAATGAAACGATGAGGCTTTTTGTGACTACTTTTATTGGAGTTGTATTTGGGTTTTTCCTTGGTGTAACCTTTCCTACAATTTCATTGACCAAG CTGCCCTTACCTACTAATCTTTTCCAATCAATTGATCTAACTATAGAGGACAAGTACTCAGGCCTCTCAACTCAAGCTTTATTAAATGTCTTGAATTCCCTAAAAGGACGCGGTGGCAGTTCACACAAGAATAATGACCCAAAG ATTTGGGTTCCGTCAAATCCCAGAGGTGCCAAGAGGTTACCACCCGGTATCGTAGCATCTGAGTCTGATCTTTATACTCGGAGGTTATGGGGTCTGCCCAGTGAG GACTTGATCATCAAACCAAGGTACCTTGTGACCTTCACAGTCGGCCTCAAGCAGAAGAGTAACATTGATGCAGCAGTGAAAAAG TTTTCAGAGAACTTTACGATTATGCTGTTTCACTATGATGGTCAAACAAGTGAATGGGATGACCTTGAGTGGTCAAAGCGGGCTATCCATGTCAGTACACCGAAACAAACTAAATG GTGGTATGCAAAACGTTTTCTGCATCCTGACATTGTAGCACCTTATGACTATATATTCATCTGGGATGAAGACTTGGGGCTTGAGAATTTTAATGCGGAGGA ATATATAAAGTTGGTGGCGAAACATGGTTTGGATATTTCCCAGCCTGGTTTAGCACCAAACAGTGGGTTGACGTGGCAAATGACAAAAGGGCGAAATGACACTGAAATTCACAA GGAAACAGAAGAAAGACCAGGCTGGTGCGCTGATCCACATTTGCCACCTTGTGCAGC ATTTATTGAGATCATGGCACCTGTTTTCTCTCGAGAGGCCTGGCGGTGTGTTTGGCATATGATCCAG AATGACTTGGTCCATGGGTGGGGTCTTGATTTTGCTCTTAGGAGATGTGTGGAG CCGGCACATGAAAAGATAGGAGTTGTAGATGCTCAGTGGGTTGTGCATCAAACTGTTCCATCACTTGGGAGCCAG GGTAAATCAGAGAATGGCAAGGCACCATGGGAAGGG GTAAGAGAAAGGTGTAGAAGAGAATGGACAATGTTTCAGGATCGCATGGCTACTGCAGAGATGGCCTATTACAAGGCAATGGGAATTGATCCCCCTAATTCTACAACTACTTAG
- the LOC107788492 gene encoding uncharacterized protein LOC107788492 isoform X3 — translation MRLFVTTFIGVVFGFFLGVTFPTISLTKLPLPTNLFQSIDLTIEDKYSGLSTQALLNVLNSLKGRGGSSHKNNDPKQIWVPSNPRGAKRLPPGIVASESDLYTRRLWGLPSEDLIIKPRYLVTFTVGLKQKSNIDAAVKKFSENFTIMLFHYDGQTSEWDDLEWSKRAIHVSTPKQTKWWYAKRFLHPDIVAPYDYIFIWDEDLGLENFNAEEYIKLVAKHGLDISQPGLAPNSGLTWQMTKGRNDTEIHKETEERPGWCADPHLPPCAAFIEIMAPVFSREAWRCVWHMIQNDLVHGWGLDFALRRCVEPAHEKIGVVDAQWVVHQTVPSLGSQGKSENGKAPWEGVRERCRREWTMFQDRMATAEMAYYKAMGIDPPNSTTT, via the exons ATGAGGCTTTTTGTGACTACTTTTATTGGAGTTGTATTTGGGTTTTTCCTTGGTGTAACCTTTCCTACAATTTCATTGACCAAG CTGCCCTTACCTACTAATCTTTTCCAATCAATTGATCTAACTATAGAGGACAAGTACTCAGGCCTCTCAACTCAAGCTTTATTAAATGTCTTGAATTCCCTAAAAGGACGCGGTGGCAGTTCACACAAGAATAATGACCCAAAG CAGATTTGGGTTCCGTCAAATCCCAGAGGTGCCAAGAGGTTACCACCCGGTATCGTAGCATCTGAGTCTGATCTTTATACTCGGAGGTTATGGGGTCTGCCCAGTGAG GACTTGATCATCAAACCAAGGTACCTTGTGACCTTCACAGTCGGCCTCAAGCAGAAGAGTAACATTGATGCAGCAGTGAAAAAG TTTTCAGAGAACTTTACGATTATGCTGTTTCACTATGATGGTCAAACAAGTGAATGGGATGACCTTGAGTGGTCAAAGCGGGCTATCCATGTCAGTACACCGAAACAAACTAAATG GTGGTATGCAAAACGTTTTCTGCATCCTGACATTGTAGCACCTTATGACTATATATTCATCTGGGATGAAGACTTGGGGCTTGAGAATTTTAATGCGGAGGA ATATATAAAGTTGGTGGCGAAACATGGTTTGGATATTTCCCAGCCTGGTTTAGCACCAAACAGTGGGTTGACGTGGCAAATGACAAAAGGGCGAAATGACACTGAAATTCACAA GGAAACAGAAGAAAGACCAGGCTGGTGCGCTGATCCACATTTGCCACCTTGTGCAGC ATTTATTGAGATCATGGCACCTGTTTTCTCTCGAGAGGCCTGGCGGTGTGTTTGGCATATGATCCAG AATGACTTGGTCCATGGGTGGGGTCTTGATTTTGCTCTTAGGAGATGTGTGGAG CCGGCACATGAAAAGATAGGAGTTGTAGATGCTCAGTGGGTTGTGCATCAAACTGTTCCATCACTTGGGAGCCAG GGTAAATCAGAGAATGGCAAGGCACCATGGGAAGGG GTAAGAGAAAGGTGTAGAAGAGAATGGACAATGTTTCAGGATCGCATGGCTACTGCAGAGATGGCCTATTACAAGGCAATGGGAATTGATCCCCCTAATTCTACAACTACTTAG
- the LOC107788492 gene encoding uncharacterized protein LOC107788492 isoform X4, whose product MRLFVTTFIGVVFGFFLGVTFPTISLTKLPLPTNLFQSIDLTIEDKYSGLSTQALLNVLNSLKGRGGSSHKNNDPKIWVPSNPRGAKRLPPGIVASESDLYTRRLWGLPSEDLIIKPRYLVTFTVGLKQKSNIDAAVKKFSENFTIMLFHYDGQTSEWDDLEWSKRAIHVSTPKQTKWWYAKRFLHPDIVAPYDYIFIWDEDLGLENFNAEEYIKLVAKHGLDISQPGLAPNSGLTWQMTKGRNDTEIHKETEERPGWCADPHLPPCAAFIEIMAPVFSREAWRCVWHMIQNDLVHGWGLDFALRRCVEPAHEKIGVVDAQWVVHQTVPSLGSQGKSENGKAPWEGVRERCRREWTMFQDRMATAEMAYYKAMGIDPPNSTTT is encoded by the exons ATGAGGCTTTTTGTGACTACTTTTATTGGAGTTGTATTTGGGTTTTTCCTTGGTGTAACCTTTCCTACAATTTCATTGACCAAG CTGCCCTTACCTACTAATCTTTTCCAATCAATTGATCTAACTATAGAGGACAAGTACTCAGGCCTCTCAACTCAAGCTTTATTAAATGTCTTGAATTCCCTAAAAGGACGCGGTGGCAGTTCACACAAGAATAATGACCCAAAG ATTTGGGTTCCGTCAAATCCCAGAGGTGCCAAGAGGTTACCACCCGGTATCGTAGCATCTGAGTCTGATCTTTATACTCGGAGGTTATGGGGTCTGCCCAGTGAG GACTTGATCATCAAACCAAGGTACCTTGTGACCTTCACAGTCGGCCTCAAGCAGAAGAGTAACATTGATGCAGCAGTGAAAAAG TTTTCAGAGAACTTTACGATTATGCTGTTTCACTATGATGGTCAAACAAGTGAATGGGATGACCTTGAGTGGTCAAAGCGGGCTATCCATGTCAGTACACCGAAACAAACTAAATG GTGGTATGCAAAACGTTTTCTGCATCCTGACATTGTAGCACCTTATGACTATATATTCATCTGGGATGAAGACTTGGGGCTTGAGAATTTTAATGCGGAGGA ATATATAAAGTTGGTGGCGAAACATGGTTTGGATATTTCCCAGCCTGGTTTAGCACCAAACAGTGGGTTGACGTGGCAAATGACAAAAGGGCGAAATGACACTGAAATTCACAA GGAAACAGAAGAAAGACCAGGCTGGTGCGCTGATCCACATTTGCCACCTTGTGCAGC ATTTATTGAGATCATGGCACCTGTTTTCTCTCGAGAGGCCTGGCGGTGTGTTTGGCATATGATCCAG AATGACTTGGTCCATGGGTGGGGTCTTGATTTTGCTCTTAGGAGATGTGTGGAG CCGGCACATGAAAAGATAGGAGTTGTAGATGCTCAGTGGGTTGTGCATCAAACTGTTCCATCACTTGGGAGCCAG GGTAAATCAGAGAATGGCAAGGCACCATGGGAAGGG GTAAGAGAAAGGTGTAGAAGAGAATGGACAATGTTTCAGGATCGCATGGCTACTGCAGAGATGGCCTATTACAAGGCAATGGGAATTGATCCCCCTAATTCTACAACTACTTAG